The window CCATGACAAGACTATACACGGAAACTTTGCCAGGCGGAGGATGGTTAGCGCGTTCTAAGTGCTAAGGAATGGAAGGTACTAGTACAACAATAGGTGGATACCACCCAATAAGGCCGCTGATATAATTAGGAGTCGTAtccgacacaattgtccccacattGTTAAAATATGTGATTGCGTTTATAGAAGACATTACATGCttcaataataattatttaatacaaTAAGAAAGGGATGAAAATATGCAAAATGAGGCCTGAAAGCAGTACTTATAGGAAAGGGAAGAGGAAAGAGAAAGAAGTTCGCATGAATTTAGATCATACACGTGTCAAAAATCCTCAGGATGGAAACAATTGAATTTAATGCAATGGATAGATGAAGGGACAAACATCAGTTATGACAAAACAGAAAACCTATCACATCATGTCCGCTAACATTTCAAATACTGTAGTTGAGTTCGACACCATGCACAATACTTGCGCATAATATCAAACTAGGGGGAGTTAATAATACGCACAATAAATGAATTTATATATGCGCATCAACACATGATATGCACGTGTCCAGATAAAATAAGCGCATTGCATTTATGCGCTATGATCCAGCTTGCGCAGAATATCTTCACGCTGACCATATGATGCGCCACCAACAAAATCATAAAAGTACTAAGTACGAAAGGAAAATGCAGGCTTGATCACCATAATCCCTGAAACAGAAGCCCGTGCAGAAAATTGACACATCGCACCAGCTACAAAGGTACGATTTAAGAATATTAGTGTAGCTATTGTCTAGTTGTTGGCCAATAGTACAAAGAGGACTATCCACGATCTCTTTGTCCCATTACGTTACACTAACAGACAATGCAAAGTTGCATTATATAAAGAGGCTCGAATCACGATACAGGGGGATTCCAATCATCAGAAAAATTCATCATATTCACATATTCATTGTTGTTAGCAATCATATAATTGTTAGCAATCATATCACTTAACCACCCGCGCTAGTCAACTAGCACAGTATTCACCCGCTCTACCGGATTCACAGCATCTCAAGCTACAGTCTTATGGTTACAAACTTACAGGTAACACTATATGAACACTAACCCTACAAAACCTCCTCTTAGCCATCAATACCGGCTATCCGGATGATGGTGAGTCAACATTTAACCACCGATGTTGATGCGCCAATGAGGAAGATAACGTTATCAACATGTAGACATAATCTTCCAAATTGTACCATAAGATAAACCTAAATCTATCACCCCTGATCTTCCATGAAGAACTGATGACGAATGTGATGTTGTTCTTTTCAGATTAAATCCTAATATTCATATCTATCCTCGATCCGATCCTATATCATCCTTTTTTCCTCTAAGCCTTGATGAATAAATGAATATTGATGGTGGTGATTTGAAATTAGGATATGATTATAGTGAAGGTAATGGTAATGATGGTATGGGTTTCATGAAGCGTTTTGCTGGTATTAAAGAGTGAGGTAAAGGATATTTGGAGTTTTGGGTAGATGATTGATTATGTGGGTCTAAATGGTGAAACTTGAAATCCCCTGTTAGATGAATTATTCCATAGTAACGTTAAAAGCTCATTTTTGCATCCTAAAAAGTATTTATTTCCCTGCAACAATTGATCAGTTGGTTTCCGATTATTGTGAACTACTAACTCGCCTTGTCGTTTCATTACTACCAAAGTTTCCAACTATCAGCAACAGTTTCTGTCTTATTGGGCATTCGTACAAATATGAAACACAACAAATAAATGCAATCTAACATACAAGTGACTACGCTTTGGGCCATAGGCTCACTGATTTGAGTTTTAAAGAAAATGCCATTTTTTTAAATGATGATTTACATCTTCATCATTACCATTATCGAGGGATTCTCTTTCTACTTCACAAATCACACAAACATAAAAGAACTCCTCTCCAATACGATTGCGCAAATTCGACTTCACAATCTTTATCGCTGAAAAGCATCTCTCAACCGTTGTTGTTGTAACGGGAAAAACCAAAGCAAGCTTCGATATTCGATAAACCAAATGATATGATAGATGTTTCTTTGTTTCCACCATCACTCTAGCAAGGTCAATACCAATAAAGTTAGCAAATCTCTCCACTTTTCAAACATTTTGGTAACACATTTCAAGTTATTCTTCAAGCTCAATCATCTCTAAACtatcataatcttttggatataactCACTCAACCTTACTAACTAGATGCATCAAACATTAAAAATGAATCACATGGATTCAACACTGCCATACAAATAAGTAATTCATTACTTGCTTCACTAAAACGATCCCATACTCTTAAATATGCATATTCACCCTGCTGTTAAAATACTCAAATCTTGATTAGTGATCGTGTCCTTTTTTCGTCTTGAATTAACACAATATACATTTATTTGCAACATTTAAATATCATATTTCTCACAAAAAGAAGACATTTACTTTAAAAGTTGATCAAACCCCATTGTTCTTAACTCTTACAACTTTTCTTTGGTTGACTCTACCAATGAAATCGCTTTCAAAATGTCTTGATCTTTTCTTTGAAGAGCTTGCGACAATATATTTGTAAACCCTAAAATGCACATCATTAAATGCAAACAAAACACGAAATCAAatgatgtcaaatacttcacaagaCCACGCGCTTGATTTTGGTTAGAACCATTAGTACCTTTCTCTTTGCCATAATCAAGGATCTTGATAATGCATGGAAATATATCAAACAAACGCAAAAGTGTTTTATAGTGATAATTCTAGCGTGCATCTTTGGGTCGTATAAAAGAAAGCTCTTGATTTATTCCTCTACCTGTTTCTATTATACCGACCAAATACTTCTTCTACCATATTGCTCCATGTAAAGAAAAATATCCTTTCGTTTACAAGAAGCGGAAACAACATTCATCAAAAAGGCTAACTTGTCAAAGAAGTTCACTATGGCAAAATGTTTTCTTGCAACCGATACAACCACTAATTAAAGTTGATGAACAAAACAATGTACATAATATTTCGAGTTATTCTCCTCCAAGATTTTTTCGTTTAACATTGAACTCACCTCACATATGTCATGCTACGTCATAACCTCGATTTCTTAATTGATTCAAACTCAATTTATACTTAGTAATAAAGAATAAATAGAAGATTTAAGAGACAAAGAAGATGTGTCCTTTACATGAACAAGGGCCACATATCTTTCTCTAACAATTCTATGTGTATCAACATATGGTATAACAATGGCCATTTATTCTTTCTTAATACGTCACTAGATTTGTCAACTAACAATGCAAAACATCATTGCCGATTTTCTTAAAGATAGATTCGAGCACTTCTTGTTTAAAGCACT of the Rutidosis leptorrhynchoides isolate AG116_Rl617_1_P2 chromosome 5, CSIRO_AGI_Rlap_v1, whole genome shotgun sequence genome contains:
- the LOC139849637 gene encoding uncharacterized protein, giving the protein MAIVIPYVDTHRIVRERYVALVHVKDTSSLSLKSSIYSLLLMVVSVARKHFAIVNFFDKLAFLMNVVSASCKRKDIFLYMEQYGRRSIWSILDYGKEKGTNGSNQNQARGLVKYLTSFDFVFCLHLMMCILGFTNILSQALQRKDQDILKAISLVESTKEKLVMVETKKHLSYHLVYRISKLALVFPVTTTTVERCFSAIKIVKSNLRNRIGEEFFYVCVICEVERESLDNGNDEDVNHHLKKWHFL